CTTTCATCTGCTCTGCAGTATATAATGCTGCTAATTTTTGTCGCAATGGAACCATCATTATCAAAAAGAATGGAAAAGCAAGAGATATTTTGGAAGATTTTACCGCCCATAGTACAGCTAGAAGGAGCACTTGAACGGATGTGAACATATGCATCTTCCATGTTGGTACTCGTTTAACATAGGGTGTAGGTGGGTAATGTTTCACTGGCATGAAATATAGTCTCACCCtaaggaatgaaaaaaaaaaaaaaaataatagttagTTAATGgtgaaattttttactttagaCCAAATTTTACCTTTCAAAGAATTGAACTCCACTCATCGATGCAATACCCATATACAAGAAAACACCAAAAAGTACAGCCATGGGAATGAGTCTGAGAAGTGGAGCCATCGTCACAGATAAGCCAACCATCAAAGCAACAAAAAATCCAGATAATCTTTGCTCTTTAACATCAATGATGCGAGGTGATTCACCAGGTGCGTGAGttctgaaaaaaaacataatgcaACACAACAGAATGTATAATGTagattaaacaataaaaaaaagttaaaaataggtaatcgttttatttaatgaaatttataaaattggaACTATAGCAGAAATTGATGATTAAATATTTCTGCCACAAGGAAAGGAAAGTAGTGATTTTCGAGGAAGGTGGTTTTGACAGAAACTATATGGACTTATTTCACaactcattttttaaatcaattggtTTCTATAAAAAGGGAAAGGagttacaaatatttttatgtcacggacaggggcggactggcccaccgggcaaccgggatttttcccggtaggccctcgggcaagaagaaaatttttaaaagcacttgaaattctattttgtaagagaaaactttctcataaaatgctcGGTTGCTAGTTAATATAAACATGTTGTGGCCTCCTATAAATCTTTCGAGGTCCACAGAATTatttttgtggcccttttattaaatgtaggccccctatagatctttgaaggcccaccgaactttgtttgtggccctttagtcaatgtaggcctcctttcgatctttcaaggttcacagaattatgcttgtggcctttttagtaaatgtaggccctctaTACATCTTTAAAGGCCCACCGAATCTTGTTTGTTACCCTTTCattaaatgtaggccctctatagatctttgaaggcccaccgaattttgtttgtggccctttagtcaatgtaggccctctttcgatctttcaaggtttacagaattatgcttgtggcccttttattaaatgtaggccccctatagatctttggaGGCCTACCGaactttgtttgtggccctttagtcaatgtaggcctcctttcgatctttcaaggttcacagaattatgcttgtggcccttttagtaaatgtagggggCCTCCTATTGATCTTCCGAggtccacagaattatgtttgtggcccttttattaaatgtaggccccctatagagaGCCTTGGAGGCCCACCGaactttgtttgtggccctctagtcaatgtaggcctcctttcgatctttcaaggttcacagaattatgcttgtggcctttttagtaaatgtaggccctctaTTCATCTTTAAAGGCCCACCGAATCTTGTTTGTTACCCTTTCAATAAATGTAGGCcctctatagatctttgaaggcccaccgaattttgtttgtggcccttaagtcaatgtaggccctctttcgatctttcaaggtttaCAGAATaatgcttgtggcccttttattaaatgtaggccccctatagatctttggaggcccaccgaactttgtttgtggccctttagtcaatgtaggcctcctttcgatctttcaaggttcacagaattatgcttgtggcctttttagtaaatgtaggccctctaCTCATCTTTAAAGGCCCACCGAATCTTGTTTGTTACCCTTTCAATAAATGTAGGCcctctatagatctttgaaggcccaccgaattttgtttgtggcccttaagtcaatgtaggccctctttcgatctttcaaggtttaCAGAATaatgcttgtggcccttttattaaatgtaggccccctatagatctttggaggcccaccgaactttgtttgtggccctttagtcaatgtaggcctcctttcgatctttcaaggttcacagaattatgcttgtggcccttttagtaaatgtaggccccctatagatctttgaaggcccaccgaatttcgTTTGTGGCTCTTTAGTCAATTTAGGCCCTCTTTCGacctttcaaggttcacagaattatggttgtggcccttttagtaaatgtaggccccctatagatctttgaaggtccaccgaattttgtttgtggccctttagtcaatgtaagCCTCCTATTTATCTTTCGAGGTCCAGAGAATAATTTTtatggccctttagtcaatgtaggcctcctatggatctttcaaggtccacagaattatgtttgtggccctttagtcaatgtaggcctcctatggatcttttacAATAATAATTTGCCTCCACTTTAAAGTTCCTATCGATATGcatccttttgaaattttttaaattaaaatattgtaaaaaacttatagtatcgttcataataatttttttttatttaaagaatttttttagaaaattgccgttcccgcctttttgattttttttagtgtttttttttcgactgtTTAGAtacgcaaatttttttctgaatttttaaaaaaacattattcttataggaaaaaaaaacattattgttataggaaatttaatcctctacaaaaaagttttaaatgcgatacataaaaattttgctttgtttgcgagatatATTGAGAACCCCAAAAccggggcttttgcacccctatcttcaattttcaccctctcatttaatagcaatccgcggttttatttttagaaaatagtttcgGGATTTAGGATAAACAATATCATAtgagatcgttttttttataaaatgttttaaattgataaaaatatgcttaaaaagcttaaaaagatcaaaaacagtagattttcaaaatccatattttatccaattttagacgtatttaatttttgtgaccattatgttgaaagataaagtagtattctcttttctcctttatatctaaaaatgctcaaatgatacaaaaaaactattagtaaaaatatcaaaagtgtcgttttttccctttttgaatagttttttcttaagttttttacaattttttaatttgaaaaaaattttaagggaTGCACATatcgatagaaattttatttatcttcaaaacattacttggtaaaaattttcaaattcagcttggttttcaagttatagagatagacaaaaacccaaaaagtaacaataagggtcgaaaatatttatagtcacaaaatccatagattttgaagaaaagtattttgttatcttttccaaaaaacgtactacacatgcaaaatttaaaacgaaaggttttgattttttctttcagtaagaaatttttttgtcaaaaatttacttttaaaatctttttatacattgctcttaaacatctggagtgacccaaaaaaatattttagtgtttgttgcttatttattcagctatcagggccggtttttctgttcagattagtcgtttattactcaagatattgcCCGAACTATGCtgggaaaaaacaacgacaaaaaactgagaaattatgcctcgaaaacgaaaaaaatttcttctaaaGTAATTTCCGAGACCCTTAGGACAAAGcacgtaagaaaataaaatgcactataCTGCGTCGCACTTACATGCTCTTGTAgttaaaagtatctttatcttaaatatctattggaaatttaagatttttttaagttccgagaaaaaaaaattaaaaaaaatataaagttaaaaaattaaatttaaaatagaaactttttttaaattttgttttgcattttacactttaaaatgacaagaaatacctgtctgtaaattttgatttaaattggcttatgctttgatgaaatatagaaaccaaaaaaatatgacaatttttgcaaaaacgacaacgccatatttccgttttccgaattttttgagaaaaactaaaaatgcagttttattagaATCCAAAAGACTATTACGTACACAAAATTTCgaaagccgttttcgagaaaattgcgatacctccaaaacggtatattgaaaaaaaaaacgtgtctTTGGAATAAGGTAAAAATCATCTGCACCAAGTTTCAAGGAAATCCATCTACCATCTACCCGTTTACGCCCTAGCTCGTAGGACAGACcgacgacggacggcatgacgaaacccactttttttatcttctccatcatggtaatgttggttttgattcaaacctcaattttttttctacacgaaaccaacacttgccctatagagcaagtaaaaatagtgggattgagtgtccattttggctgtaaaccagtgcaATTAGAAGTGTTATAGTTTCAAAAGTTtgtgaaatatattaaataaaatacactactgGGGTCCCACGCACTTGCCCTTATGGTGAAAGTAACTCTGATGTTAAAGaattttactgaacaaaattagggaaaattaaaatttgatatttttaaggaattctataagtagtcaaaataaataaaatctgtttttgtaattaaaagatcatttaaaaccgtgtttattaaatgatcttttacacaaaactaaGTACCTATGCTATTTCATATTTTCCATGAAAAGgaactttcagaaaaaaaattcgaaaatcgttaaagccgttttataaaaaaatatttttttatatataaaatttttctaacatttttcaaaaaatatagttggtatgccatttataagaaataaaaaacgaaatttcgataaaatttttatcaacccgttttgaaaaaatcgatttttcaaaagacaggcaggtaccgttagttttggccctaaaaaaaatttcaatttggccTCCAGgaaatcacccaaaactattaactaccaagtttgaaaaaaatcgctccattagtttaggctaTAACTCGTGGTAATTAAAGACGGACAGACAAACCAGAatagcgggacccacttttttagcatactctatcatcttaatgtcatgtctgattgttatctcaagtccgattattttttcgaatccttaacttgccctatagtaccaatatcgcaagtaaaaatgtcaatttgtcTTCACCTTTCGAGACAAACCGGGACcagttataaaattgaatttaatatagCCACGGAATTCGTTAgaacatcattttttagataattttattgtgaataagaCTGTCTTTGgccatttttggttaaaatgagtaaaaatggagctattaaatataaatggtaccaacctcttttccaaaatggcggctgCTTTCGACATCCTACCACcccaaaaaattgacttttatgataagaacATTCATCCAAATACATTCcacgaaaaaaatttagtcctgcgaaaaatgcgatttgatttactaatttgcctgggctataaTATCATTCTAAAACGTTGTGTTgagatcaaataataataataaataacattCTACATTAgtcaaacaaattaagataaaggttttttcgatttgtatttgtatttttggaaGAGGTGGACAATTATGAAAAGTGACATTCGATATATTGATATATAAAGGCCTTATATATGATATAtgtataaagaatacatattttcttttgacTAAACTGAAAGTAACACCCACTTAAcgttttaaaatgaatgttaTATAACTTAGccctgtaaattttttttattttcaatcactCAAATAAATTGATCCGCCTGTTCACAGATTTTATAGAtcaatcttcttcttcctttttctcggcgctgttatgatctcgatgtcgaggggatcataaccttcccacgttactgcttcacactagtgatccgcctgtggggttcgccgggttgacctcagaaatcggcggcaagcctcccggttttgtattgttccgtttctgaggccaactgaatgctggtgtttttgcatttgcttgtaccaggagtttttaggcctacctttctttttatttcgtgttggaacgttatatagATTTTATAGATCAATAAACGTGAAAAAACTTAATATCAAGAAACAGtttctgcatatcaacttttctttttaaaaattttaaaagtgaattatgTATTTGTGGCCCTTTTCCTTAAAGTCCCGGGAGGCCCTTTGACCCCCAGTCCGCCCCTGGTCACGGAGGTCACATAAggaaatacaaaagttttctgttttctttttttctgaaataataGAATAGAtagtaaaataaatgaattggcAAGAaaaacaccggcacacaaaaaaaaatgtccatgtaccaggaaccagacctatctttctatatgtttttggacccgctgaatccgaatttcaagtccgttttgtccGAACaacctccagttttgagaaaactccaaaaaagtcataaaaattcaaacaaaatgcagtcacagctcaaaactggagggtgaccaggccaaacggacttgaaattcggattcagcgtgcccaaaaacatatagaaagataggtctggttaatggtacatgacactttttttttttttttgtgccggtGAAATTAATGGTCTGAGAATATTAAGTAAATGACCcttctatttatttttcttacttgAGGTAATGCGCGGTGCATTACTTAAGGATTTATGATACGAAATATGTATTATATAGTTTAGGTATGTATaccaatatttttgagttttattttgcaCTTAAGAACATTGAAAcgttcaaactttttttcataaatgttaaaaagtaaaaaaaacaatttaaaacaaaaaatgtatctatttgaaaaaaaaaaaaatatttactgcaactcaaaaaaaatttaatttaatttcaattgaaaTAGCAATTttcttggtagttaacagttttggctGATTTCCTAGAACCTAGAAAATAATCTGAATTTTGTTTAGGGCCAAAACTAATGGTACCTACCTGTAATATAACGGAAAtcgaaatgttaatttttttcaaaaatggttgtactgattttgattcaaatttttgtgtgtagtgtaaCACATTTTTGTTAAAGCTCTCCGTCagtatatacaaaaattttcaaaaaaaaaaacatttttggatttttaaaaaataccaaTAGGTACATACTTCAacttcattttttgaaaaatcaattttttgaattttatcgaaatttcgtttttactaactttttttttaaagcagttgttagtataatatttttttttttttttttgagatgatCTGAcgtgaaaataaataattttaaaatatactgGAAAATTGGtctcaaaaatgtatctttttttgtttccatttttacactattttttaaagttaaaaaaatgtattcatatgtatgtaggtatattgaaattttaaaaactcataaatttttacatcaacttttttttattgaagattatGTGTGTAGtctttttgtttgttcaatGGTAGTCTTTTTGAAAGTCGATGCaaacaactttattttatttgtattgccCAAGTcccaaatttattttgaattaaaattaaatataaaagaattaaaaaataaaaactcacctaGACATCACAGTCAAAGACGATACATGAGCAACCGAACGCACTGTTGCCGCACAATGCCAcggcattccaaagaaaccgcATATCACATTCATAAAGCATAAAAGCACAATATCAAAATGCAATCCGGAACCTTTTTTCAAGCCACGTTCCGGCTTATCAACAATCAACTCCGATATATGtgattccataaaaatcaataTATAAACAAGTATAGCCGGTATCCCGGTTATAAAAGGTATCCAAACAGGTACATTTCCCAATGGCACAAACCATCCGCCACGAGTAGGATCACTAGGTGATATACCCTCAGGTACACTTAATTTCTCAGTATAAACTTCTGGGATAAAATAATCTACAGCAACAAATATTGCAATAGCAATGGGTACACCAAAATCACCCAAAGCTCGACGTGCATTTCTGCCCAAAAAGTGTGAATTACGGAAGAGTTTCAAGTAATAGGCTAGTGTGAAAGTTCCCAGTGTGAGAATTGTACAGAAAAGTGCTGTATTTGGCATGTTCATTGGCTTGACAGGTGTTATGATAGCTGTTTCTGTGATGTTGTTGATATCAAGTGAAGAAATATTTACAGGTACAATGGAATCATTTCCCATTAACATTGCATCGACCATTGTTTGCGGCGGTAAATTGTAGTCCGCTAACAATGGATGCCTCTTGTAGACGGAAAATAGCTTTGTTATTGTTTCCACGATGTAAATTAGTGTGATTAGAGCTGAGAAAATCTCCTGAGTAAATCGTGTAAACAGCCTCACATAAACACTTCCTTCGAAAGCTGATACAGTTAGAGCAATTACGGCAAGCCATACACCGATGTACGCCCGAGCTGTGAGAAAGCTGAAATTATTCTCCTGACAGAATTGATAAAGAGCTTCGTCAAAGAGCAGGAGTGGTCCCGTTGTACCGATAATCACCAATGGTTGCCCAGCCAACAAATGAAATACTACTCCGACAACAGAGGCTGCCAGAAGCGTTTCGGAGATCCCGATCAAATTGTGCGTTTTATCGGAGGCCAAGCCACCGAAAGTGATCGCCGTCGATAGGCAAGCGAAGTACATGAAAACAGTTGCCGCCAGGGTTTCAGTATTCAAGCCGTCTAATATATCACTTTTGTACATTGGCAAACGCCTCTTAAGATCGTTCCGAAGACCACCCCAAAACTTATGAGTCTTCTCCAGCGGATTCATTTTCTTCTTATCATCGTCGTCGCTCTTTTTCTTCTCAATGGATTTGATATCTTTTGACTGGGATTGGGGTTGGGATTTGGCCTCTTTAGCTTGCTTACTCTGTAATAAGACCGATTTTATTAGTTAGGAAAGGGTCCTTCAAGGTTTTTGATATATTCAAGAACTTACTTGTAAAGCTTTTGTTTTGCGCAATCGAATCCAATCCTTCTTGGCTTTAAGCTCGGAGAATGGCAACAGATCATGACGATCCCAATTGCCAGGTGGAAGGACAATGGAATCATCAAGGAACTCATTGATAGCCGATAGAAGATCCTTACGATCGTCTGCTTTATAGGCAATAGAATGAAAAGTCTCATTGGCCATTAGAGTGGCAATAGAACGACCAACTTCATGGTAATCCAAATCGACGGTCTTTGGTCCCAAAAGGATAAACATGAATCGAACTGGAATTGGAACTTCAGTAATGTTTTGCATAAATACTCCTTCAGCTAAACGGACAAATGCAATTGTTGGCGTTTCGAGGAATTCAACAGCACCAACCTAGGAAAAGATTGTCCCTTTTATAAATCTTCACtcaaaattatatatagaaAAGAATTTAAGACTTACCAAAACGGTTGTTGCTTCAGCACCAACAGGTATCCTCTTGAGAATAGTGTCATTTTGAAGCTTTTTTAGATCTTCTTGGGATGAAGTGTACATCATGTCGTCTTTCATATCGATTTTAAGGTCATTGTTTTTAATCTTACTGCCAGCTATTTCATTAGCTGGCATGATCTTTGGCTTCTTATCCTCATTAAGGTTCTATAGGACCAAAAAAGGATTTgtttgaaattgttttaaaaattgataaaaaataaaaaaaaaaaacatcaaacaaaaaggACATTCCAAAAACGATCCTGTTCCATATCTATTTATATGGGGAACGCAGTGCAAACATCATGCAAAACGTCGAATCAGTATTTCGGAAGGAAATAAGGATAATCTAATATAAGCGGTTGAGATAAGTTTAATTAAGCCAGTTTTTTTTGtccacaaaaaaatcatttttgtgtataaaaaattaaaatccttaACAATCGTAAAAGGTTGAAacacacacagaaaaaaaaaattattatgtagtctgcactaaaattaaaaaaaaaaaaaaacaaataataaagaaaaaagaaattatgtAATAACAACAATCTTGTATAACGATAAAACAACAATATTAAAGtcctgttgttttttttttttttttcaatacaaaatcaataaaatctatAGAAGCAAGCAAAAAAACTTTACACTTATGTAGGACATTGTTGAATGTCGTCTGCAGGAGCGATCAATGTATTGTGGTGGTGCTAAAGTTGGGGGAGAGTATACATTTCTTCGTAACGGCAAATCAGTTCGTTGGTCATTTCCCATCcaaagtaacttttttttgtcaaaatattgtgtaagatttttttttttgaaaacaaaaaaaaattgatacaaaaaggaaaaagaaaacatatccattggtctttttttttttttttgtatttttgagtttaattaaaattattttttcaattttgaatgaTTGTAATCATTTTTGAGCaaattgaaatttcgaaaagtaGTTTTGAATGAAATGAAGGGTATTTAACCAAAATGAAAAGACGCGTGAATGTAATGTGTTTTATGTTTTGATTGAATTTGTGTTTTGTGTAGTGTTGGCAATCGAAAAACCATAACGTgtgttaaagttaaaaaaaaaaaaaaatggtgaacaaaatttaaaagtaattATGTATTGTATTTAATAATGTATAATTATATCCAATGCAAATATTCACCTAATTACCTACTAACTAATTTTTTAGAGGAATTAAATTTGATCTCTTCCTTCCTCAATTTAAAGatcatattttatttatgacaaaaaaaattattgacccTTGAATCTTCTAGATGTTGTCCGTCAAATTTGGTTTTACTTGATAAGGCATTTATTACAAAATGTACCAATGTGTTTTGTGTTAAATATGTTCATTCTGAGAAATATTACTTTTGCAATGCAACATTATATATCAGCATTAAACCTGGATTCAATGGTTAGTAGGATAGATTGTTACGTCAGAGGTTCTGAGTTCTGGCAAACTAATTAAACGCACACCGGAGCAGTTGGGAGTTGTAAGTCACATTCATTGAGTCGTTGTGTCGTGCCGCAAATTTATTACAGAAAGAATcacgaaaattaaatttatgatgCAGATTACAAATACTAGCATCATTGCCTACAGTTTGtgcatttttaatacaaatcctACTCACCTCCTGTAAGATGAAATAAAGACGCATtccaaattataaataaaaaaataatatagttaaAAGTATGCTATTACGTTCTTAACATTTaactaattttaataaaaagaatgatATTTATCGACTTGTAGGTaactttttttactaaaaagtttGTTTAACTTTATTATAACTTATTCCAATTAATTTTCGATCGAAAAATGGTACAcgctttgaaaacaaaaatattctcttaattgttatttcaaaattgtattaaataaaaaaaaaaaactttagaattATTGGCGGTGACTCCAACAGAACTGATTAAAATAATTCGttcataaaaaaagttatttttttgagatttttcgaCTAtgacaccattttttttttaaattgaatagttcaggattttttaaacaGGTCAAAAAGCTCTTTTCTAAACAAAAAGCTAAAGAAACAAGATTGATATatctacaaacaaaaaatgtaagaaaattgcaactcgagatatggacgtttaaaagtccAAAATGAGAATTTCTATGTTTGAGatataattcaccaaaaatcagcataaaaggtattgaaaataatttatatgttattagaaaacaaaatttaaaaaaaaaacttgacacGTACCTATCTgccaaatttattatttaacttgttttttttttttgcatctttgtttttagaaaaattac
This DNA window, taken from Episyrphus balteatus chromosome 2, idEpiBalt1.1, whole genome shotgun sequence, encodes the following:
- the LOC129909192 gene encoding anion exchange protein 3 isoform X1; the protein is MSGPPPYDNNRRKLSFLGFNTKNKAGGNEDPDLVLLDTEMEKVFASSNNLKEKFDVSSFLDANEPKSAVGPFKQKQQRKKSGPEFIVGEDSENDSTEPTSCTITIQNYDDIPEDCPLVSQRAEHGHNSDSGDEKHVQFAKKRVVVSPPSLEEKPNDNLHERKRRKSRHQYYRQRKHSHQDTSDSAKSPQENGAEPRDINARKVSVQPEDIDLENKTKKEADLNELTSHRSDDPRGLRRHKVRHSSVKLRDLPQISLAALQAKKAFDHSPHEIFVQLDELVGVGEEREWKETARWIKYEEDLEEGSDRWGKPHVASLSFHSLLNLRRCLETGVVLLDLDEKDLPAVAYRVVEQMVVEDLITTNDKPTVMRSLLLRHRHVNENSMTHFPFTKKKYNSYTSLQLLWMGNDQRTDLPLRRNVYSPPTLAPPQYIDRSCRRHSTMSYISNLNEDKKPKIMPANEIAGSKIKNNDLKIDMKDDMMYTSSQEDLKKLQNDTILKRIPVGAEATTVLVGAVEFLETPTIAFVRLAEGVFMQNITEVPIPVRFMFILLGPKTVDLDYHEVGRSIATLMANETFHSIAYKADDRKDLLSAINEFLDDSIVLPPGNWDRHDLLPFSELKAKKDWIRLRKTKALQSKQAKEAKSQPQSQSKDIKSIEKKKSDDDDKKKMNPLEKTHKFWGGLRNDLKRRLPMYKSDILDGLNTETLAATVFMYFACLSTAITFGGLASDKTHNLIGISETLLAASVVGVVFHLLAGQPLVIIGTTGPLLLFDEALYQFCQENNFSFLTARAYIGVWLAVIALTVSAFEGSVYVRLFTRFTQEIFSALITLIYIVETITKLFSVYKRHPLLADYNLPPQTMVDAMLMGNDSIVPVNISSLDINNITETAIITPVKPMNMPNTALFCTILTLGTFTLAYYLKLFRNSHFLGRNARRALGDFGVPIAIAIFVAVDYFIPEVYTEKLSVPEGISPSDPTRGGWFVPLGNVPVWIPFITGIPAILVYILIFMESHISELIVDKPERGLKKGSGLHFDIVLLCFMNVICGFFGMPWHCAATVRSVAHVSSLTVMSRTHAPGESPRIIDVKEQRLSGFFVALMVGLSVTMAPLLRLIPMAVLFGVFLYMGIASMSGVQFFERVRLYFMPVKHYPPTPYVKRVPTWKMHMFTSVQVLLLAVLWAVKSSKISLAFPFFLIMMVPLRQKLAALYTAEQMKALDGSEANAEEDEPDFYEEATIPA
- the LOC129909192 gene encoding anion exchange protein 3 isoform X2, whose protein sequence is MSGPPPYDNNRRKLSFLGFNTKNKAGGNEDPDLVLLDTEMEKVFASSNNLKEKFDVSSFLDANEPKSAVGPFKQKQQRKKSGPEFIVGEDSENDSTEPTSCTITIQNYDDIPEDCPLVSQRAEHGHNSDSGDEKHVQFAKKRVVVSPPSLEEKPNDNLHERKRRKSRHQYYRQRKHSHQDTSDSAKSPQENGAEPRDINARKVSVQPEDIDLEEADLNELTSHRSDDPRGLRRHKVRHSSVKLRDLPQISLAALQAKKAFDHSPHEIFVQLDELVGVGEEREWKETARWIKYEEDLEEGSDRWGKPHVASLSFHSLLNLRRCLETGVVLLDLDEKDLPAVAYRVVEQMVVEDLITTNDKPTVMRSLLLRHRHVNENSMTHFPFTKKKYNSYTSLQLLWMGNDQRTDLPLRRNVYSPPTLAPPQYIDRSCRRHSTMSYISNLNEDKKPKIMPANEIAGSKIKNNDLKIDMKDDMMYTSSQEDLKKLQNDTILKRIPVGAEATTVLVGAVEFLETPTIAFVRLAEGVFMQNITEVPIPVRFMFILLGPKTVDLDYHEVGRSIATLMANETFHSIAYKADDRKDLLSAINEFLDDSIVLPPGNWDRHDLLPFSELKAKKDWIRLRKTKALQSKQAKEAKSQPQSQSKDIKSIEKKKSDDDDKKKMNPLEKTHKFWGGLRNDLKRRLPMYKSDILDGLNTETLAATVFMYFACLSTAITFGGLASDKTHNLIGISETLLAASVVGVVFHLLAGQPLVIIGTTGPLLLFDEALYQFCQENNFSFLTARAYIGVWLAVIALTVSAFEGSVYVRLFTRFTQEIFSALITLIYIVETITKLFSVYKRHPLLADYNLPPQTMVDAMLMGNDSIVPVNISSLDINNITETAIITPVKPMNMPNTALFCTILTLGTFTLAYYLKLFRNSHFLGRNARRALGDFGVPIAIAIFVAVDYFIPEVYTEKLSVPEGISPSDPTRGGWFVPLGNVPVWIPFITGIPAILVYILIFMESHISELIVDKPERGLKKGSGLHFDIVLLCFMNVICGFFGMPWHCAATVRSVAHVSSLTVMSRTHAPGESPRIIDVKEQRLSGFFVALMVGLSVTMAPLLRLIPMAVLFGVFLYMGIASMSGVQFFERVRLYFMPVKHYPPTPYVKRVPTWKMHMFTSVQVLLLAVLWAVKSSKISLAFPFFLIMMVPLRQKLAALYTAEQMKALDGSEANAEEDEPDFYEEATIPA
- the LOC129909192 gene encoding anion exchange protein 3 isoform X5, which codes for MSGPPPYDNNRRKLSFLGFNTKNKAGGNEDPDLVLLDTEMEKVFASSNNLKEKFDVSSFLDANEPKSAVGPFKQKQQRKKSGPEFIVGEDSENDSTEPTSCTITIQNYDDIPEDCPLVSQRAEHGHNSDSGDEKHVQFAKKRVVVSPPSLEEKPNDNLHERKRRKSRHQYYRQRKHSHQDTSDSAKSPQENGAEPRDINARKVSVQPEDIDLEEADLNELTSHRSDDPRGLRRHKVRHSSVKLRDLPQISLAALQAKKAFDHSPHEIFVQLDELVGVGEEREWKETARWIKYEEDLEEGSDRWGKPHVASLSFHSLLNLRRCLETGVVLLDLDEKDLPAVAYRVVEQMVVEDLITTNDKPTVMRSLLLRHRHVNENSMTHFPFTKKKYNSYTSLQNLNEDKKPKIMPANEIAGSKIKNNDLKIDMKDDMMYTSSQEDLKKLQNDTILKRIPVGAEATTVLVGAVEFLETPTIAFVRLAEGVFMQNITEVPIPVRFMFILLGPKTVDLDYHEVGRSIATLMANETFHSIAYKADDRKDLLSAINEFLDDSIVLPPGNWDRHDLLPFSELKAKKDWIRLRKTKALQSKQAKEAKSQPQSQSKDIKSIEKKKSDDDDKKKMNPLEKTHKFWGGLRNDLKRRLPMYKSDILDGLNTETLAATVFMYFACLSTAITFGGLASDKTHNLIGISETLLAASVVGVVFHLLAGQPLVIIGTTGPLLLFDEALYQFCQENNFSFLTARAYIGVWLAVIALTVSAFEGSVYVRLFTRFTQEIFSALITLIYIVETITKLFSVYKRHPLLADYNLPPQTMVDAMLMGNDSIVPVNISSLDINNITETAIITPVKPMNMPNTALFCTILTLGTFTLAYYLKLFRNSHFLGRNARRALGDFGVPIAIAIFVAVDYFIPEVYTEKLSVPEGISPSDPTRGGWFVPLGNVPVWIPFITGIPAILVYILIFMESHISELIVDKPERGLKKGSGLHFDIVLLCFMNVICGFFGMPWHCAATVRSVAHVSSLTVMSRTHAPGESPRIIDVKEQRLSGFFVALMVGLSVTMAPLLRLIPMAVLFGVFLYMGIASMSGVQFFERVRLYFMPVKHYPPTPYVKRVPTWKMHMFTSVQVLLLAVLWAVKSSKISLAFPFFLIMMVPLRQKLAALYTAEQMKALDGSEANAEEDEPDFYEEATIPA